From a single Pongo pygmaeus isolate AG05252 chromosome 12, NHGRI_mPonPyg2-v2.0_pri, whole genome shotgun sequence genomic region:
- the GDF7 gene encoding growth/differentiation factor 7 isoform X3, with protein MSRLGWGNRGSRRVFRRQEFSVFAQPGLSALLGDQQGNNDESAAETGQSFLFDVSSLNDADEVVGAELRVLRRGSPEPGPGSWTSPPVLLLSTCPGAARAPRLLYSRAAEPLVGQRWEAFDVADAMRRHRREPRHPRAFCLLLRAVVGPVRSPLALRRLGFGWSGGGGSAAEERALLVVSSRTQRKESLFREIRAQARALGAALASEPPPDPGTGTGSPRAVIGGRRRRRTALAGTRTAQGSSGGAGRGHGRRGRSRCSRKPLHVDFKELGWDDWIIAPLDYEAYHCEGLCDFPLRSHLEPTNHAIIQTLLNSMAPDAAPASCCVPARLSPISILYIDAANNVVYKQYEDMVVEACGCR; from the exons ATGTCCAGGCTGGGTTGGGGGAACAGAGGTAGCAGAAGAGTTTTCAGGAGACAAGAATTTTCCGTTTTCGCACAGCCAGGACTCTCGGCTCTCCTGGGGGATCAGCAGGGCAATAACG ACGAATCGGCAGCCGAAACAGGCCAGAGCTTCCTGTTCGACGTGTCCAGCCTTAACGACGCAGACGAGGTGGTGGGTGCCGAGCTGCGCGTGCTGCGCCGGGGATCTCCAGAGCCGGGCCCAGGCAGCTGGACTTCTCCGCCAGTGCTGCTGCTGTCCACGTGCCCGGGCGCCGCCCGAGCGCCACGCCTGCTGTACTCGCGGGCAGCTGAGCCCCTGGTCGGTCAGCGCTGGGAAGCGTTCGACGTGGCGGACGCCATGAGGCGCCACCGTCGTGAACCGCGCCACCCCCGCGCGTTCTGCCTCTTGTTGCGCGCAGTGGTAGGCCCAGTGCGGAGCCCGTTGGCACTGCGGCGGCTGGGCTTCGGCTGGTCGGGCGGAGGGGGCTCTGCGGCAGAGGAGCGCGCGCTGCTAGTCGTCTCCTCCCGCACGCAGAGGAAAGAGAGCTTATTCCGAGAGATCCGCGCCCAGGCCCGCGCACTCGGGGCCGCTCTGGCCTCAGAGCCGCCGCCCGACCCAGGAACCGGCACCGGGTCGCCAAGGGCAGTCATTGGCGGCCGCAGACGGAGGAGGACGGCCTTGGCCGGGACGCGGACAGCGCAGGGCAGCAGCGGGGGCGCGGGCCGGGGCCACGGGCGCAGGGGCCGGAGCCGCTGCAGCCGCAAGCCGCTGCACGTGGACTTCAAGGAGCTCGGCTGGGACGACTGGATCATCGCGCCGCTGGACTATGAGGCGTACCACTGCGAGGGCCTTTGCGACTTCCCTCTGCGTTCGCACCTGGAGCCCACCAACCACGCCATCATTCAGACGCTGCTCAACTCCATGGCGCCAGACGCGGCGCCGGCCTCCTGCTGTGTGCCCGCGCGCCTCAGCCCCATCAGCATCCTCTACATCGACGCCGCTAACAACGTTGTCTACAAGCAATACGAGGACATGGTGGTGGAGGCCTGCGGCTGCAGGTAG